In Salvia splendens isolate huo1 unplaced genomic scaffold, SspV2 ctg841, whole genome shotgun sequence, a single window of DNA contains:
- the LOC121791543 gene encoding glucan endo-1,3-beta-glucosidase, basic isoform-like yields the protein MNLDARTGVCYGTLGDNLQPPREIVNLIKGNNIGNIRLYNPNPAILEALQGTNISVIIGVPNDEIQGIATDPSVATSWVQNNIRKYRYVNFRYISVGNEMNPADNPNIAPYIPTAMQRISDALAAARLQRIKVSAVLSMSDIGVSYPPSAGAFRPEFRESFIDPIIKFLLKTHSDFLIDVYPYFAYASDPTNIPLDYALFTSKSVVVRDGPYQYQNLFHAMVDSVHAALEKAGGSSLKVVVTETGWPTAGGTGTTVSNAFANNSNLFKSVKRGTPRRPKKTLDTYIFDLIDENQKTPELEKHWESFFLIMSLNIKLVQQADY from the exons ATGAATTTAGATGCTAGAACGGGAGTGTGCTATGGCACCCTTGGCGACAATCTACAACCACCAAGAGAAATCGTCAATCTAATAAAGGGTAACAACATTGGTAACATTCGACTATACAACCCTAATCCAGCAATTCTCGAAGCACTTCAAGGCACCAACATCTCCGTCATCATTGGGGTGCCCAACGACGAGATCCAAGGCATCGCGACAGATCCATCTGTCGCGACATCTTGGGTCCAAAACAACATCCGCAAGTACCGATACGTCAACTTCCGCTACATTTCCGTTGGAAACGAGATGAACCCGGCCGACAACCCCAACATCGCACCCTACATACCGACAGCCATGCAACGCATCTCCGATGCCCTGGCCGCGGCCAGGCTTCAGAGAATCAAGGTCTCCGCGGTCCTAAGCATGTCGGATATCGGAGTATCCTACCCTCCATCGGCCGGGGCATTCCGACCCGAATTCCGCGAATCCTTCATCGATCCAATTATCAAATTTCTTCTCAAAACACATAGCGATTTTCTAATTGATGTGTatccatattttgcatatgCTAGTGACCCCACCAACATTCCTTTAGACTATGCATTGTTTACTTCTAAATCGGTTGTGGTTAGGGATGGACCATACCAATACCAAAACTTATTCCATGCCATGGTCGACTCGGTCCACGCGGCACTCGAGAAGGCCGGTGGGTCCAGCCTCAAGGTTGTGGTGACGGAGACGGGGTGGCCCACGGCCGGAGGGACGGGGACTACCGTATCCAATGCATTCGCTAATAACTCGAATTTGTTCAAGAGTGTCAAAAGGGGAACTCCTCGAAGGCCAAAGAAGACTTTGGACACTTACATTTTTGATCTCATTGATGAGAATCAGAAAACTCCTGAACTTGAGAAGCATTGGGAATCTTTCTTCCTAATAATGTCCCTAAATATCAA GTTAGTCCAGCAGGctgattattaa